The genomic segment TCTTGTGGATCAAGGTGATGACAAAAATCCTCGTCGCTTGACCCCAAGGGAATGCGCCCGATTGATGGGATTCCCTGACACTTTCAAGATTCCTGTGTCAGATACCCGCGCCTACAAGCAGTTCGGAAACTCCGTAGTGGTCCCAGTCATGGAGGCTGTTGCGAAGGCGATGCGACCACATATCTGCAGCCCAGCCAGTGCTGCAAAGGCAAAGAAGAAATAGTCACTTTTCAAGGAGTCCAACATGCAGACAACATCGCGCATTCCATCACTGCCAAATAAGTCTTACTTTGCAATGAACAGGTGGTTCCAGCAGATGCAACTGGCGGGCCTGCTCTATCACCCTGATGAACGCGCTGAAGACATCGTTGACATTGAAACGGATACGCAAGTGTTTGACCCAGCTGAATGTGAACTACTTGATGCGCTGATCGACCAAATGTTTGAGGTCCATGGAGATAAGGTTTACGACGTTTGCATAAAGCACGTTCACAAGGCCATGGGCATTAAGCCAGAGTGATTGATATTGTTGACCCTGCTACCCGCAGTCGAATGATGGCGGGTATCAAGTGCAAGGACACCAAGCCGGAGGTTTTCTTGCGAAAAGCCTTGCATGCACAAGGCCTGCGTTACAGGCTTGGCGGCTGCGGACTACCTGGCAAGCCTGATCTAGTCTTCCCATCAAGAAAAGCGGTTGTATTCGTGCACGGGTGCTTTTGGCATCGCTACGAATGCAGGTACTTCAAATGGCCTCAAAGCAATGGCGCTTTTTGGAAAACCAAACTCGACAGAAATGTAAAGCGCGACATGTGCGTGAAAGCAGCATTGAAACAGCTTGGATGGTTAGTCTTTACTGTCTGGGAGTGCGAGCTACGAGAAACAAGGTTTCAGCTTCCCAATGAATCTATAGAGCAACTGCTTCTCGAATTGAAGTCGATTAAATGAGACGAAGGATGGTTTTAAGATCGCCATAAAAAGGGGGAAGAAATGGCGATTGAGACTGTCGAAAAATTGCTTCTGCGTTTTCGTGCACTGGGAGCCGAGCGAGTTTTTTTTAAGAAACTGGCTGAGAACGACAACAGAAAGCAACAGATCTATCTGGGTAGTAGTTTTGCCGCGCTGAGTTTTTTCCCTTATGGGGAAATTGTTGCCTACCCGGATCTGAAGGTACCCAATTTCAAAGCCCCTTTGGATTTTTTTTGGTTTGACGAAAGCACGGTAGAGAAGGCGCGCGGTGCTCAATTAATTCTTTATCCAGCATATCCAGAGGTTCGCCTTTCAGGTTTTTTGACTGGCTGCCGAATAGCGCCAAGTGAACATATGCGCGAAGTACCCGAAGAATGTCGCCGAGGGTTCGATGGGCGGGTATTGATTTTTGGAACAACGGCAGATGGAAGGACGTTTGCCTATTTGGCCGCCGAGAACACACATCTTTCCAAAGAGCTACGCGCCCATCCCAGTGCATCCGATGAGCTACTGATCGAACTAACACTCCCAGTTGGCTCTCAAGAAAACAAGCAAAAACTTCTGGACGCTCTGCGGGAGATACATCAGACAGGGCCGCACAGCTCCAAACGTATGTACTCGGATGGGACAGTTAAACCTTATACAGCGCGCAATGGTGGCGGCT from the Rhodoferax potami genome contains:
- a CDS encoding very short patch repair endonuclease; the encoded protein is MIDIVDPATRSRMMAGIKCKDTKPEVFLRKALHAQGLRYRLGGCGLPGKPDLVFPSRKAVVFVHGCFWHRYECRYFKWPQSNGAFWKTKLDRNVKRDMCVKAALKQLGWLVFTVWECELRETRFQLPNESIEQLLLELKSIK